In the Candidatus Deferrimicrobiaceae bacterium genome, one interval contains:
- a CDS encoding tetratricopeptide repeat protein → MILFFFLVFLLGFPVRSGADDLFPGYAPEVRAQALRVVEAAGPGKEEELAIEVRGLRKKMYSHGILSVNAIPELVFRRADREGWKNGLGPAFRLIAEISPLSATMWAWMVMEDIRGLRFSDLFPDLADLSGAVRRFGPARLGYAVWLVSFALAAACWFVVWTSIALFLRARPSLELDIPRVLRLPYRDYLSPLAVAVLFLLPLFAGFGLAVVACYWMVLSVAYLRRGELMLMAIAILLIVGIFFGGSMLHLASRVAGDAPGEGYLGVDGSISRTWPSESGEGVAQGNGAAPSWLVLFSRARAKMQAGDHAGAERLWTELIEAGQDLPEARNNRGITRAKQGRMRAALSDFEAAFVKRPGEGAALWNVYQGYLQLFNFERARMIQPLAWDRVQKLSPFRFRPSDMEAGEWVGSPLPVDELVWATLQRGHDLYREAGEGEVYRMFFRPLSPGVALLFLFAVWLTSVIWKFFSLRVWVHTACRGCGTRTLIVGIREASDFCNMCRMQVGWGIREGEEKERRIQGIRMHRNTVRAGSVVVPGSGGLWSGKEGWTMLYVVLLCLSLAAVSVSIGARGTGDILSDLESIVARWAFLVTGVLWIVGAAWGIRSFGRMQQTLKISGKRG, encoded by the coding sequence ATGATCCTTTTCTTTTTCCTCGTCTTCCTCCTGGGGTTTCCGGTGCGTAGCGGGGCGGACGATCTTTTTCCCGGGTACGCCCCCGAGGTGCGGGCGCAGGCCCTTCGCGTGGTGGAGGCAGCGGGCCCGGGCAAGGAGGAGGAGCTGGCAATCGAGGTCCGGGGGCTCCGGAAGAAAATGTACTCCCATGGCATCCTGTCCGTCAACGCCATCCCGGAACTCGTCTTCCGCCGGGCGGACCGGGAAGGATGGAAGAACGGGCTGGGACCCGCATTCCGGCTCATCGCGGAGATTTCCCCTCTTTCGGCCACGATGTGGGCCTGGATGGTCATGGAGGATATTCGCGGCCTGCGGTTTTCGGACCTCTTCCCCGACCTCGCGGATTTGTCGGGGGCGGTTCGGCGGTTCGGCCCGGCCCGGCTGGGGTATGCCGTCTGGCTCGTCTCCTTTGCATTGGCGGCCGCATGCTGGTTCGTGGTGTGGACCTCGATCGCCCTCTTCCTCCGGGCGCGTCCCTCCCTGGAATTGGACATCCCGAGGGTCTTGCGGCTTCCCTATCGGGACTACCTGTCCCCCCTGGCGGTCGCCGTTCTTTTTCTTCTGCCCCTGTTCGCAGGGTTCGGGCTCGCGGTCGTGGCGTGCTACTGGATGGTGCTTTCGGTTGCGTATCTTCGCCGGGGGGAACTGATGCTGATGGCGATCGCGATCCTCCTCATCGTGGGGATTTTCTTCGGGGGAAGCATGCTGCATCTCGCAAGCAGGGTGGCGGGCGATGCGCCGGGGGAAGGGTATTTAGGGGTCGACGGATCGATCTCCCGCACGTGGCCTTCGGAATCCGGGGAAGGGGTAGCGCAGGGGAACGGGGCGGCGCCCTCCTGGCTGGTCCTGTTTTCCCGGGCGCGCGCGAAGATGCAGGCGGGAGATCACGCGGGCGCGGAGCGGCTCTGGACGGAACTCATCGAGGCGGGACAGGATCTTCCCGAGGCGAGAAACAACAGGGGGATCACCAGGGCGAAACAGGGAAGGATGAGGGCGGCCCTTTCCGACTTCGAGGCCGCGTTCGTGAAGCGGCCCGGAGAGGGAGCGGCCCTGTGGAACGTCTATCAGGGGTACCTCCAGCTGTTCAATTTTGAGCGCGCGCGGATGATCCAGCCGCTGGCATGGGACCGGGTGCAGAAGCTCTCTCCCTTCCGTTTCCGACCCTCCGACATGGAGGCCGGGGAATGGGTGGGCTCCCCCCTTCCCGTGGACGAGCTTGTCTGGGCGACCTTGCAACGGGGGCATGATCTCTATCGGGAGGCGGGCGAGGGGGAGGTTTACCGGATGTTCTTCCGCCCGCTTTCGCCCGGCGTCGCTCTCCTCTTTCTCTTCGCCGTCTGGCTTACCTCGGTGATCTGGAAGTTTTTTTCCCTCCGGGTGTGGGTCCATACCGCCTGCCGGGGTTGCGGCACCCGAACCCTCATCGTGGGGATCCGGGAAGCCTCCGATTTCTGCAACATGTGCCGGATGCAGGTCGGGTGGGGGATCCGGGAGGGGGAGGAGAAGGAACGGAGAATCCAGGGGATCCGGATGCATCGGAACACCGTCAGGGCGGGTTCGGTCGTGGTGCCCGGCTCCGGGGGATTGTGGTCCGGGAAGGAGGGGTGGACGATGCTGTACGTCGTGCTTCTATGCCTGTCCCTGGCAGCGGTATCGGTGTCCATCGGCGCCCGGGGGACAGGGGACATCCTCTCCGATCTCGAGTCGATCGTCGCCCGGTGGGCCTTCCTCGTCACGGGGGTCCTGTGGATCGTCGGGGCGGCATGGGGGATCCGGTCGTTCGGAAGGATGCAGCAAACACTGAAGATCAGCGGAAAAAGAGGGTAA
- a CDS encoding DUF4388 domain-containing protein, with translation MQGKIADFGIPEIFQLVTSQQKSGALTIRGDDRETIFLFSNGMIVDVQPDRQKAPSTLIGNMLVDAGYLTAEELRRILSIQEKGKKKIGEILVEKGKISREKLAQYLYLQVKDSLYFSLRIKEGDYRFEVFSVRPPAWMATPIHGDRLLMEGMQFLDEYAWIREKFPPERFKVVRKWGVKIDPMALPPQEREVWGAVYFSSDPYQVFRKACLTWHEGLKALWGLWDRGLVEISPVDSETQDTGRAVREDMARRFSIGCVRAAIWSLAAIVAGFWVYRILLSPPARHLLAGWAEFYR, from the coding sequence GTGCAGGGAAAGATCGCCGACTTCGGCATCCCGGAAATTTTCCAGCTGGTGACCAGCCAGCAAAAGAGCGGGGCCCTCACGATCCGGGGGGACGATAGGGAGACGATCTTTCTTTTTTCGAACGGAATGATCGTAGACGTCCAGCCCGACCGGCAGAAGGCCCCATCCACCCTGATCGGGAACATGCTGGTGGACGCCGGGTACCTGACCGCGGAGGAGCTCCGCCGGATTCTTTCCATCCAGGAGAAGGGGAAAAAAAAGATCGGGGAGATCCTGGTGGAGAAGGGAAAGATCTCCCGGGAGAAGCTCGCCCAGTACCTCTACCTGCAGGTCAAGGACAGTCTCTACTTCTCGCTGCGGATCAAGGAAGGAGATTACCGGTTCGAGGTCTTTTCGGTGCGACCCCCCGCCTGGATGGCCACTCCCATCCACGGGGATAGATTGCTCATGGAAGGGATGCAGTTTCTGGATGAATATGCCTGGATTCGCGAGAAATTTCCACCCGAAAGGTTCAAGGTCGTCCGAAAGTGGGGCGTGAAGATCGATCCGATGGCTCTCCCCCCCCAGGAAAGGGAGGTCTGGGGGGCGGTCTATTTCTCCTCCGACCCGTACCAGGTGTTCCGGAAAGCCTGCCTCACCTGGCACGAGGGGCTGAAGGCGTTGTGGGGGCTCTGGGACCGGGGGCTGGTGGAGATCTCCCCGGTGGACTCGGAGACCCAGGACACGGGGCGTGCCGTCCGGGAGGACATGGCGCGCAGATTCTCGATCGGCTGCGTCCGGGCGGCGATATGGTCGCTTGCGGCGATCGTGGCGGGATTCTGGGTGTACAGGATCCTTTTGTCCCCCCCGGCGAGGCACCTCCTCGCAGGCTGGGCGGAGTTCTACCGTTAA